A genomic window from Silene latifolia isolate original U9 population chromosome 11, ASM4854445v1, whole genome shotgun sequence includes:
- the LOC141611856 gene encoding uncharacterized protein LOC141611856, translating into MAEIDQEKQLTRKIATIFEESKVSYATHNRKLKELSILRSTSSSSPNNFFTCFCKALSPLFLFQRRTPSAERIVRFASAFACFADSKNAVVDHSFFEDFMSFLLSAVSSANKTVRFRSCQIISEVIMRLPDDAEVSSELWDQVIDSMMIRVGDKIPIVRTYAIRALSRFVNDSENSDVLELFIETLDSEQNADVRKTVVLSLPPSNATSTVIVGCTLDVSESVRKAAYLVLANKYPLQSLSIKLRTLILQRGLSDRSQSIVKECLKLLKDEWLSKSCNGDPVELLKYLDVETYESVGVSVMRALVEGGMIKLDGSQRIQQFKDSSCGEAGDSENSNLTFELLEPEIALYWRVVCQYLHSQAQAKGSDAAATMGAEAAVYAAEASDSNDLLEKVLPATVSDYVEFIVAHITAGSNYRFTSRQLLLLGALLDFSDATIRKIGSKFVYDLLRIVPEFETDSDGTELVIGDGINLGGDRDWADAVAALAKKVHAADGEFEEVTLRVVEELATPCRERTAVFTEWLHCLAVIGFVLENTKSLFSLRGKAIDPTELLNSLLLPGLKHANLVVQRAAIRCLGLYGLLGRKPDEDVVKQLVCSFAKAPSPIGLLAGKALVDLVMWHGPQEVDAVLGSNFYSQADVSGLLCHKVDGNVGILDLLYAGLENDLFEKPVDFEGNESVQAALGEGFAKILLLSENYPSLPSFLHSLILAKLIALYFSLENNKLQRLKQCLSVFFEHYSSLSANHKKHLSRAFIPVMQAMWPGIYGTNGRSTTMISNMRKRAVQASLFMLQMVQSPEYRNEVTSHSNDQPDSENSTGSVEHSDDFETREEGLAIRIAIEILKFPSKKKPAEKSYISALCKTMVLLNFRASEQGAIKLMRLLMNPVLESVSYEKELVKELASKAKNLKSLDINPEEELSRDQANHILERLGLDYNIDEGQGQGQRHSSEIPPTPASRARQPARSRRRAKSEESSSDEEESPVSVVPAVVMSHTRSQRASKTAALTKMTTSKAVKASFVGDIEEEEEEEEDSHVTSEDESDDSDSDSAQ; encoded by the exons ATGGCTGAAATCGATCAGGAGAAGCAATTAACTCGCAAAATCGCCACCATTTTCGAAGAAAGCAAAGTTTCATACGCTACTCACAATCGAAAACTCAAGGAACTTTCAATTCTCAGatctacttcttcttcttcgccCAACaatttcttcacttgcttctGCAAAGCGCTTTCACCTCTATTCCTTTTCCAGCGTCGAACTCCCTCCGCTGAACGCATTGTTCGCTTTGCTTCCGCCTTCGCTTGCTTCGCTGACTCCAAAAATGCCGTTGTTGATCACTCTTTTTTCGAAGATTTCATGTCCTTTCTTCTCTCCGCCGTCTCTTCAGCTAACAAAACTGTTAGGTTTCGCTCTTGTCAGATTATTTCCGAg GTTATAATGAGGTTACCAGATGATGCTGAAGTGAGCAGTGAGCTATGGGATCAGGTGATAGACAGCATGATGATTCGGGTTGGTGACAAGATTCCAATAGTTCGTACATATGCAATCAGAGCTCTCTCACGTTTTGTTAATGATTCTGAGAATAGTGACGTACTTGAACTATTTATTGAAACGCTGGATTCAGAGCAGAACGCA GATGTGCGAAAGACAGTAGTTCTATCATTGCCCCCTTCGAATGCAACGTCAACAGTAATCGTTGGCTGTACTCTTGATGTTAGTGAGTCAGTTCGCAAAGCAGCTTATCTTGTATTGGCTAATAAATATCCTCTCCAGAGCCTGAG CATCAAACTCAGGACGTTAATACTTCAGCGAGGATTATCTGATAGGTCACAATCTATTGTGAAAGAATGTCTGAAGTTGCTGAAAGATGAATGGTTAAGTAAAAGTTGCAACGGTGATCCTGTTGAACTTCTCAAATACCTTGATGTCGAAACATATGAGAGTGTTGGTGTTTCTGTTATGAGAGCTCTTGTAGAAGGGGGTATGATTAAGCTTGATGGAAGTCAGAGGATACAGCAGTTCAAAGACTCTTCCTGTGGCGAAGCAGGAG ATTCAGAAAATTCCAACCTTACGTTTGAACTATTGGAACCCGAAATAGCTCTCTATTGGAGAGTTGTGTGCCAATACTTGCATTCACAGGCGCAA GCAAAAGGCTCTGATGCTGCAGCTACAATGGGTGCCGAAGCCGCAGTCTATGCAGCAGAGGCATCTGACAGCAATGACCTCCTCGAGAAGGTCCTACCTGCTACCGTTTCTGATTATGTTGAATTTATTGTAGCACATATTACTGCAG GATCAAATTACCGCTTCACATCACGGCAACTGTTGTTGCTTGGTGCATTGCTTGATTTCTCTGATGCAACAATCAGGAAGATTGGTAGCAAGTTTGTGTATGATCTTCTGCGTATAGTGCCTGAATTTGAAACCGATAGTGATGGAACCGAGCTTGTCATAGGAGATGGCATAAATCTTGGGGGTGACCGAGACTGGGCCGATGCAGTAGCTGCGCTGGCAAAGAAAGTTCATGCTGCTGATGGAGAGTTTGAAGAAGTTACTCTCCGAGTTGTAGAAGAACTTGCTACACCTTGCAGGGAAAGAACTGCAGTTTTCACTGAGTGGTTGCACTGCCTAGCTGTTATTGGTTTTGTATTGGAAAATACAAAATCCTTATTTTCATTAAGAGGGAAGGCCATTGACCCTACAGAATTACTGAACTCCTTGCTACTTCCAGGG CTAAAGCATGCTAACTTGGTCGTGCAACGAGCTGCGATCAGATGTCTTGGCCTTTATGGATTGCTGGGAAGAAAGCCAGATGAAGATGTGGTGAAGCAATTAGTATGTTCTTTCGCCAAAGCCCCCTCTCCGATTGGCCTTCTTGCTGGCAAGGCTCTAGTGGACCTTGTTATGTGGCACGGCCCTCAAGAAGTTGACGCAGTTTTAGGGTCAAATTTTTATTCACAAGCTGACGTTAGTGGACTATTGTGCCATAAAGTTGACGGTAATGTTGGGATACTTGATCTTTTATACGCTGGACTTGAAAATGATTTATTTGAGAAACCAGTGGACTTTGAGGGCAATGAATCAGTACAAGCTGCTCTTGGGGAGGGTTTTGCCAAGATACTTCTCTTGAGTGAGAATTATCCTAGCTTGCCTAGTTTCCTTCATTCGTTGATCTTGGCGAAATTGATTGCTCTGTATTTCAGCCTGGAAAACAACAAGCTTCAAAG GTTAAAGCAATGTTTATCGGTGTTTTTTGAGCATTACTCATCATTGTCTGCCAATCATAAG AAACATCTTTCAAGAGCCTTTATTCCAGTTATGCAAGCAATGTGGCCTGGAATTTATGGGACAAATGGCAGATCTACTACCATGATATCCAATATGCGTAAACGTGCAGTTCAAGCCTCTCTCTTTATGTTGCAGATGGTTCAATCACCTGAATATAGAAATGAGGTTACAAGTCATTCAAACGATCAGCCAGATTCAGAGAACAGTACCGGTTCTGTAGAGCACTCTGATGATTTTGAAACCAGAGAAGAGGGTCTTGCTATACGCATAGCAATTGAG ATCCTGAAGTTTCCTTCAAAGAAAAAGCCGGCTGAAAAGTCATACATCTCAGCACTATGCAAGACCATGGTTTTACTTAATTTTCGAGCATCAGAACAAGGAGCAATCAAATTAATGAGGCTTCTTATGAATCCTGTCCTTGAATCTGTGTCATATGAGAAAGAGCTGGTAAAAGAGCTTGCTAGCAAGGCTAAAAACTTGAAGTCATTGGATATAAATCCAGAGGAGGAGCTATCAAGAGACCAAGCTAATCACATTCTTG AGAGGTTGGGTTTGGACTATAATATTGACGAAGGACAAGGACAAGGACAAAGACATTCAAGTGAAATACCACCCACCCCAGCATCACGTGCCAGGCAACCAGCTCGTTCAAGAAGACGTGCTAAGAGCGAAGAAAGCTCCTCTGATGAAGAAGAATCACCGGTTTCGGTTGTTCCTGCAGTTGTTATGTCTCACACACGTTCTCAGAGAGCTAGTAAGACGGCAGCATTGACAAAGATGACTACTAGTAAAGCTGTAAAAGCTTCTTTTGTCGGTGAtattgaagaggaagaggaagaggaagaggactcGCATGTAACATCTGAAGACGAATCTGATGACTCTGACTCGGATTCAGCTCAGTGA